A single genomic interval of Hevea brasiliensis isolate MT/VB/25A 57/8 chromosome 4, ASM3005281v1, whole genome shotgun sequence harbors:
- the LOC110659402 gene encoding aminopeptidase M1: MLGWDPIQGESHLDAMLRGEILTALAVFGHDPTLNEASKRFHAFVDDRNTPLLPSDIRKAAYMAVMQRVSTSNRSGFEYLLRFYGETDLSQERTRILSSLASCPDPNIVLEVLNFVLSSEVRSQDAVFGLAVSKEGRETAWTWLKDNWDYISKTWGSGLLITRFVSAIVSPFASFEKAKEVEEFFASRTISSIARTLKQSIERVNVNAKWVQSIQNENHLAEAVKELACRKY, translated from the exons ATGCTTGGCTGGGATCCTATACAAGGTGAAAGCCATCTTGATGCAATGTTGAGAGGAGAAATTTTGACTGCCCTTGCTGTGTTTGGACATGATCCAACACTAAATGAAGCAAGTAAGAGATTTCATGCATTTGTAGATGACAGAAATACACCACTCCTCCCATCTGATATAAGAAAG GCAGCATATATGGCAGTAATGCAGAGAGTCAGCACATCAAATAGATCGGGTTTTGAATATCTTCTGAGATTCTATGGGGAGACCGATCTAAGCCAAGAGAGAACTCGCATTCTGA GTTCATTGGCATCTTGTCCTGACCCCAATATAGTTCTTGAAGTTCTCAACTTTGTCTTGTCTTCTGAG GTTAGGAGTCAAGATGCTGTTTTTGGGCTTGCTGTTTCTAAGGAAGGACGGGAAACAGCTTGGACATGGCTGAAG GACAATTGGGATTACATTTCAAAAACCTGGGGTTCTGGGTTGTTAATAACTCGCTTTGTCAGTGCAATTGTCTCACCG TTTGCTTCATTTGAGAAGGCCAAGGAAGTAGAGGAGTTCTTTGCAAGTCGCACCATTTCTTCAATTGCTAGAACCTTGAAGCAGAGCATTGAGCGGGTTAACGTTAACGCGAAGTGGGTTCAGAGCATTCAGAATGAAAATCATTTGGCTGAGGCTGTGAAAGAATTAGCGTGTAGGAAATACTAG